A single genomic interval of Nerophis lumbriciformis linkage group LG17, RoL_Nlum_v2.1, whole genome shotgun sequence harbors:
- the LOC133614502 gene encoding claudin-4-like isoform X1, which produces MVSAGLQMLGAAFCIIGWIGTIVVCALPQWKVTAFVGSNIVTAQTSWEGIWMSCVIQSTGQMQCKVYDSMLALSRDLQAARALIIIAIMLGVLGVLLCLAGGKCTNCVKDESSKAKICVASGVVFILAGVLCLIPVSWTANTIIRDFYNPLTTGSQKRELGAALFIGWGASALLIIGGAFLCANCPPKDTYPAKYPASRSSAPREYI; this is translated from the coding sequence ATGGTGTCGGCAGGGTTGCAGATGCTGGGCGCCGCCTTTTGCATCATCGGTTGGATCGGGACCATTGTGGTGTGCGCTCTGCCCCAGTGGAAGGTGACGGCCTTCGTGGGCAGCAACATCGTCACGGCTCAGACGTCGTGGGAGGGCATCTGGATGAGCTGCGTGATCCAGAGCACGGGCCAGATGCAGTGTAAGGTGTACGACTCCATGCTGGCTCTGTCCCGCGACCTCCAGGCCGCCCGCGCACTCATCATCATCGCCATCATGCTGGGCGTCCTGGGCGTGCTGCTATGCCTGGCGGGGGGCAAGTGCACCAACTGTGTGAAGGATGAGAGCTCCAAGGCCAAAATCTGCGTTGCCTCTGGTGTGGTCTTCATCTTGGCGGGAGTATTGTGCCTCATCCCTGTGTCCTGGACGGCAAACACCATCATCAGGGACTTCTACAACCCGCTGACTACCGGCTCTCAGAAGAGGGAGCTTGGGGCCGCCCTCTTCATCGGATGGGGGGCCTCCGCCCTCCTTATCATAGGCGGTGCTTTCCTGTGCGCCAACTGTCCCCCGAAGGACACGTACCCCGCCAAGTACCCAGCGAGCCGCTCGTCCGCGCCCAGAGAATACATCTGA
- the LOC133614502 gene encoding claudin-4-like isoform X2, with amino-acid sequence MLGAAFCIIGWIGTIVVCALPQWKVTAFVGSNIVTAQTSWEGIWMSCVIQSTGQMQCKVYDSMLALSRDLQAARALIIIAIMLGVLGVLLCLAGGKCTNCVKDESSKAKICVASGVVFILAGVLCLIPVSWTANTIIRDFYNPLTTGSQKRELGAALFIGWGASALLIIGGAFLCANCPPKDTYPAKYPASRSSAPREYI; translated from the coding sequence ATGCTGGGCGCCGCCTTTTGCATCATCGGTTGGATCGGGACCATTGTGGTGTGCGCTCTGCCCCAGTGGAAGGTGACGGCCTTCGTGGGCAGCAACATCGTCACGGCTCAGACGTCGTGGGAGGGCATCTGGATGAGCTGCGTGATCCAGAGCACGGGCCAGATGCAGTGTAAGGTGTACGACTCCATGCTGGCTCTGTCCCGCGACCTCCAGGCCGCCCGCGCACTCATCATCATCGCCATCATGCTGGGCGTCCTGGGCGTGCTGCTATGCCTGGCGGGGGGCAAGTGCACCAACTGTGTGAAGGATGAGAGCTCCAAGGCCAAAATCTGCGTTGCCTCTGGTGTGGTCTTCATCTTGGCGGGAGTATTGTGCCTCATCCCTGTGTCCTGGACGGCAAACACCATCATCAGGGACTTCTACAACCCGCTGACTACCGGCTCTCAGAAGAGGGAGCTTGGGGCCGCCCTCTTCATCGGATGGGGGGCCTCCGCCCTCCTTATCATAGGCGGTGCTTTCCTGTGCGCCAACTGTCCCCCGAAGGACACGTACCCCGCCAAGTACCCAGCGAGCCGCTCGTCCGCGCCCAGAGAATACATCTGA
- the LOC133614198 gene encoding claudin-4, with amino-acid sequence MASSGLELLGMTLAVAGWLGVMVACGLPMWRVAAYVGQNIVMSQVIWEGLWMNCSVQSTGQMHCKVHDSMLGLPPDLQAARALVVVSLALCIVGIGLSVAGAQCTDCSRDAGAKWRLVLVGGLALTAAGLLLLVAVSRTAHAIVMDFHDPLLEETGKRDFGNALYFGWAASCLLILGGALLCCSFQPRTDAVRRVPAQADYTAVKSVATRAYDRQDYV; translated from the coding sequence ATGGCCTCTTCCGGCTTGGAGCTCCTGGGGATGACGCTGGCCGTGGCGGGCTGGCTGGGGGTGATGGTGGCGTGCGGCCTGCCCATGTGGCGCGTGGCCGCCTACGTGGGTCAGAACATCGTGATGTCGCAGGTGATCTGGGAGGGCTTGTGGATGAACTGCTCGGTGCAGAGCACGGGACAGATGCACTGCAAGGTGCACGACTCCATGCTGGGGCTTCCTCCGGACCTGCAGGCGGCCCGCGCCCTGGTGGTGGTCTCCTTGGCGTTGTGCATCGTGGGTATCGGCCTGTCCGTGGCGGGGGCGCAGTGCACCGACTGCAGCCGGGATGCCGGCGCTAAGTGGCGTCTCGTGTTGGTGGGGGGTCTGGCGTTGACGGCGGCGGGGCTGCTGCTGCTGGTGGCGGTGTCCCGGACGGCCCACGCCATCGTGATGGACTTCCACGACCCGCTGCTGGAGGAGACGGGCAAGCGGGACTTTGGCAACGCGCTCTACTTCGGGTGGGCTGCCTCCTGCCTGCTCATCCTGGGGGGGGCGCTGCTGTGTTGTTCCTTCCAACCCAGGACGGACGCGGTGCGCCGGGTGCCCGCCCAGGCGGACTACACAGCCGTTAAGAGCGTGGCCACGCGTGCATATGACAGACAGGACTACGTGTGA